The genome window GACTGGTTGTCGTTGGCGCAACCAATGGCTGCGGCCGAAGCGCTCAGCAGGTTGGTGAACAGGTCGATTTCGTAGTTGGAGTGAACGTGCTGCATCACCGCACTGATCCGCTCCAGGCCCATGCCGGTGTCAACCGACGGCGCCGGCAGCGGGTGCAACACGCCATCGGCGGTGCGGTTGAACTGCATGAACACGTTGTTCCAGATTTCAATGTAACGGTCGCCATCTTCTTCCGGCGAGCCGGGTGGGCCGCCCCAGATGTCGGCGCCGTGATCGTAGAAAATCTCGGTGCAGGGGCCGCACGGGCCGGTATCGCCCATGGTCCAGAAGTTGTCGGATGCGTAGGGCGCGCCCTTGTTATCGCCGATGCGGATCATGCGCTCGACCGGTACGCCGACTTCTTTGGTCCAGATGTCATACGCTTCGTCGTCCGTCGCGTAGACGGTGACCCACAGTTTTTCCTTGGGCAGCTTCAACACGCCGGTCAGGAAGGTCCAGGCGAACGTAATCGCGTCTTTTTTGAAATAGTCGCCGAAGCTGAAGTTACCCAGCATCTCGAAAAAAGTGTGGTGACGAGCGGTGTAGCCGACGTTTTCCAGGTCGCTGTTCTTGCCGCCGGCGCGTACGCACTTCTGGCTGCTGGTCGCGCGGGTATAAGCGCGCTTTTCCTGGCCCAGGAAGCAGTCCTTGAACTGGTTCATCCCCGCGTTAGTGAACAGCAGGGTTGGGTCGTTGCCTGGGATCAAGGAGCTGGAGGCTACACGGGTGTGACCTTGCTCTTCGAAGAAGCGAAGGAAGGCTTCACGGATTTCTGCGCTTTTCATTAGGTTCTTCCACGGAGTCTGAGGCCAAAGGCCAGTGCGCAACATCATCAGACGGAGCGACGGCAAAGGGCCGCATTATATCGGCCCTTTGCCAGTGGTACAGCGTGTTTATGTGATAGAAACAGTCAATTAGACGGTCTGCACTGTCATTTTCGGGAAAACTCGACAAATGTCTGCACGACCTGCTCGATCTGCGCCCGGCTGACGTCCAGATGAGTGACCATGCGCAGGCGCGGCGCGGCGCTCAACTTGATCCCGCGCTCGGCAGCAAACGCCTTCAAGGCCTGAGCCTGGTCGCCGATCTGCACGTACACCATGTTGGTCTGAACCGGCTCCACCGCGTAACCGGCCTGGCGCAACGCATCCCCCAGCCATTGGGCATTGGCGTGGTCATCGGCCAGGCGCTGCACCTGATGATCCAGCGCATACAGCCCCGCTGCCGCCAGGGAACCGGCCTGACGCATACCGCCGCCGACCATCTTGCGCAAGCGGCGCGCCTTGGCGATCAAGGCCGTGGAACCGCACAACACCGAACCCACTGGCGCACCCAGGCCTTTGGACAGGCACACCGACACGGAATCGAAATGCTGGGCAATCTCCCGCGCCGGCACGCCAAGCTTGACCGCCGCGTTATAAATACGCGCGCCATCCAGATGCAGCGCAAGGCCGTGTGCCTGCGTGAACGCACGCGCCTTCGCCAGGTACTCCAGCGGCAGCACCTTGCCCTGCATGGTGTTTTCCAGCGCCAGCAGGCGGGTGCGGGCGAAGTGGAAGTCATCGGGTTTGATCGCCGCCAACACCTGGTCCAGGTCAAGGCAGCCGTCTGCCTGCACCTCCAGCGGCTGCGGCTGGATCGAACCGAGGACGGCCGCACCGCCGCCTTCATATTTGTAGGTATGGGCTTGTTGCCCGACGATGTATTCCTCGCCGCGTTCACAGTGGGCCATCAACGCCAGCAAGTTGCTCATGGTGCCGGTGGGCACGAACAACGCCGCCTCGAAGCCCAGGCGCTCGGCCAACTCGGCCTCCAAATGGTTGACGCTGGGGTCTTCGCCGTAGACATCGTCGCCGCTGACGGCAGTGGCCATCGCGTCGAGCATGCCGGGGGTGGGTTGGGTCACGGTGTCGCTACGCAGGTCGATCACAGACATGAAACAAGCCTCTAACGGGTGTGTAAGTTCCTTTTATGGCTGATTACTGCGGGTAAAGCCACGGAATATCAAGCCCCCATCAGCTTCAATCGAATACCAACCAAACAAACCGATATAGGTTATCGATAAGGCGATCGTGCAGTTTTTGAAAAACCATGTTAAAAACTCTCCGCCGCCAGGGTTCTGGCGGCAACGTTCTCAGGGCGGGGTGTAATTCCCCACCGGCGGTAATTGCACGCAACGTGCATAGCCCGCGAGCGCTTGGCGCCTTGAACTGCTCACGCAGGTCGGCGGCAAGGTCAGCAGACCCGGTGTGATCCCGGGGCCGACGGTCATAGTCCGGATGAAGAGAGAACGGGATTGGCACCTAAGGGCCGCGCGCCGTATTCATGCTTGCATGACGCGGCTGTTCGTACCCTTAAATCCCATTCGATTCATAACGCCCTGTTTTTTTCTTAAACAGGAGTCAGAACATGCAACCCACCGCAATCGACAGCAAAAGCAAAAACCACCACGGCGAGCGCGTCGCGTTTATCCAGGCCTGCTGGCACAAGGATATTGTCGACCAATCCCGTAAAGGCTTCCTCGCCGAAATGATCGCCCAGGGCTACCAGGAATCGGACATCGATTTCTTCGAAGTCGGCGGCGCCTTTGAAATGCCCCTGCACGCCAAGCTGCTGGCCAAGACCGGCCGTTACGCCGGTATCGTTGCCGCCGCGCTGGTGGTGGACGGCGGCATCTACCGTCACGAATTCGTCGCCCAGTCCGTCGTCAGCGGCCTGATGCAGGTTCAGTTGGAAACCGAAGTGCCGGTGTTCTCGGTGTCCCTGACCCCGCACCATTTCCACGCCGGCAGCGAACACCACACGTTCTTCTACGAGCACTTCGTGCACAAGGGCCAGGAAGCTGCGCGCACCTGCGCCGACACCCTGCACAAGGTCCGCGCGATCCGTCGCAGTGAGCCACGGGCCGTAGCCGTTTAAGCAACACCGCAAACTAATGTGGGAGGGGCTTGTGTGGGAGTCGGGCTTGCCCGCGATGCAGTCACCGCGGTGTGTCAGCCACACCGCGGTGATGCTATCGCAGGCAAGCCAGCTCCCACACAAGCCCGCTCCCAGCTGTAGCTCCGGTTAAGCCTGAAGATTTATGCCAACCCGGCATCCGTGGTCGGCACGATCAATATCCCCGCGCGCAAACCATTCTTCACCTTCGGGTTCGGGAAGATGATGCGGGCGCCCTCCTCCTCGATTACCCAACGGGTCTTGGCCACGTCTTCGGCCAGCAGATACCCCTTCGCCAACGGCGAAAAGTTTTCCACGTCCGCCGGTAAATGCAGCAGGAATGCATCGCTGTGCTTGATGACTTCCCGGGACACGGCAAACAGCTGCAAGCCATCCAGGCTCTCGGTCTCGGGCTCGGTGCCCTCGATGATCTGCTTGAGCCGGGTTTCCAGGCGGGACACATCCACGCCTTGGTTATGCCCGAACGGCCGCGCCTTGCCCAGTTCCAGCGTGAAGGCTTCGGCCTCCAACTGCTCGTAGGTAAACGCCGTAAAGGTGATGGAGGTCTTGCTCTGCAGCAGCACAGCCTGCATGCCGGCAGCGCACAGACGCGCCAGTTCGTGGCGCGAATGGCGTCGCCCATCTTTCCACGGGTACAGCGCAAACTGCTCGATCTTCGAACCGCGAATGGCGGTGTGCAGGTCGTAATGCAGGCGCGAACGGCCGGGCAGGCTGAAAAAGGTGCGGGCCAGTTGCTCAAGCTCGGCGGCGCGCATGGCCTCCGGGCCGATGTTTTGTTCATGACGGCCGTTGAACAGCCGGTTGACGTCCAATTCCAGGTAACGCTCGCCGCGGCGCATGGCCTCGGGGTTACCGAACAGGAACAGAATACGGGCGCGGGGTTTGATCTCGCCACGGGCGATGCCATGCAACAGGCGGTCGAGCAGTTCGATCGGCGCCGTTTCGTTGCCATGGATGCCGGATGACAGCAGCACGTCGCTGCCGTTGTCCAAGGCCTGCGGCGGGCGCACTTCAAGTGCGCCCTCGCTGAGCCAGCGCATCTGCACGCCGTCGACAGTCAGTTGAATTTTTTGCGCCGGTTCACGACCGGCGAGGGTCAGTTCAAGCAATTTGCCGAGGGCGAGCATAAGCAGCTTCCTTAGTGGTTGCAGCCTGGGCCGTGGACGTGATCGTCGTCGTCACCTTCGACGTCGGCCGGTTCCATTTCCAGTTGCAGGCTCATCAGGTTGGTCGCCAATGGGCGCATCAGCAGGTTGGCGTACTCGGCGTCGCCTTCTTCCA of Pseudomonas fluorescens contains these proteins:
- the ltaE gene encoding low-specificity L-threonine aldolase, with protein sequence MSVIDLRSDTVTQPTPGMLDAMATAVSGDDVYGEDPSVNHLEAELAERLGFEAALFVPTGTMSNLLALMAHCERGEEYIVGQQAHTYKYEGGGAAVLGSIQPQPLEVQADGCLDLDQVLAAIKPDDFHFARTRLLALENTMQGKVLPLEYLAKARAFTQAHGLALHLDGARIYNAAVKLGVPAREIAQHFDSVSVCLSKGLGAPVGSVLCGSTALIAKARRLRKMVGGGMRQAGSLAAAGLYALDHQVQRLADDHANAQWLGDALRQAGYAVEPVQTNMVYVQIGDQAQALKAFAAERGIKLSAAPRLRMVTHLDVSRAQIEQVVQTFVEFSRK
- a CDS encoding 6,7-dimethyl-8-ribityllumazine synthase is translated as MQPTAIDSKSKNHHGERVAFIQACWHKDIVDQSRKGFLAEMIAQGYQESDIDFFEVGGAFEMPLHAKLLAKTGRYAGIVAAALVVDGGIYRHEFVAQSVVSGLMQVQLETEVPVFSVSLTPHHFHAGSEHHTFFYEHFVHKGQEAARTCADTLHKVRAIRRSEPRAVAV
- the astE gene encoding succinylglutamate desuccinylase; this translates as MLALGKLLELTLAGREPAQKIQLTVDGVQMRWLSEGALEVRPPQALDNGSDVLLSSGIHGNETAPIELLDRLLHGIARGEIKPRARILFLFGNPEAMRRGERYLELDVNRLFNGRHEQNIGPEAMRAAELEQLARTFFSLPGRSRLHYDLHTAIRGSKIEQFALYPWKDGRRHSRHELARLCAAGMQAVLLQSKTSITFTAFTYEQLEAEAFTLELGKARPFGHNQGVDVSRLETRLKQIIEGTEPETESLDGLQLFAVSREVIKHSDAFLLHLPADVENFSPLAKGYLLAEDVAKTRWVIEEEGARIIFPNPKVKNGLRAGILIVPTTDAGLA